One stretch of Zhihengliuella flava DNA includes these proteins:
- a CDS encoding aldehyde dehydrogenase (NADP(+)), with protein sequence MPTTQLTGHSIIAGETTPGDGRTVNGFDPSTNEALQPAYSLINEEQLAAATTAAAEAFDAFRSLDVETHAAFLEKIAENIEAVGEAIVARAMEETGLPEARLVGERGRTCNQLRLFAQVVRTGDHRGVRVDPALPDRKPLPRPDIRQRKIPLGPVAVFGASNFPLAFSTAGGDTASALAAGCPVVFKAHNAHPGTSELVGRAVTDAVKEFNLPAGVFSLIYGPGSTIGQALVSDPAIKAVGFTGSRGGGTALMATAAARREPIPVYAEMSSINPVFVFDGALEGDLDELAAAYLTSVTGSSGQLCTAPGLIFVPAGARGDAFAGAISQAATGHAGQTMLTAGIAGSWNDGVAQLGEQDGVTQLGRGSDGPGENAPAPAVFATDASTFLANEVLHEEIFGAASLVIRYNSAEELAQAAEHLEGQLTATLQLTEADYPAAATLLPILERKAGRVLANGWPTGVDVGHAMVHGGPYPATSDSRTTSVGSLAIDRFLRPVAYQNLPDQLLPADLQAENPRGLNRLVDGKLTLAE encoded by the coding sequence ATGCCCACCACGCAGCTGACCGGCCACTCGATCATCGCCGGTGAGACGACGCCCGGCGACGGCAGGACCGTCAACGGGTTCGACCCGTCAACCAACGAGGCCCTGCAGCCGGCCTATTCGCTCATCAATGAAGAGCAGCTCGCCGCCGCGACCACCGCGGCGGCCGAGGCCTTCGACGCGTTCCGCAGCCTCGACGTCGAAACCCATGCCGCGTTCTTGGAAAAGATCGCGGAGAACATTGAGGCCGTGGGTGAGGCGATCGTCGCCCGCGCCATGGAAGAGACTGGCCTGCCTGAGGCCCGCCTGGTCGGCGAACGCGGACGTACCTGCAACCAGCTGCGCCTCTTCGCCCAGGTAGTCCGCACCGGCGATCACCGCGGCGTGCGCGTGGACCCGGCGCTTCCAGATCGCAAGCCGTTGCCGCGCCCGGATATCCGCCAACGCAAGATCCCGCTTGGTCCCGTGGCCGTGTTCGGCGCTAGCAACTTCCCGCTGGCCTTCTCAACCGCCGGTGGAGACACCGCCAGCGCCTTGGCCGCGGGATGCCCGGTAGTCTTCAAGGCCCACAATGCGCACCCGGGCACCAGCGAGCTCGTAGGCCGCGCGGTGACGGACGCGGTCAAGGAGTTCAACCTGCCCGCAGGCGTGTTCTCCCTGATCTACGGCCCGGGTTCGACGATCGGCCAAGCGCTGGTCTCTGACCCAGCCATCAAGGCCGTGGGCTTTACCGGGTCCCGGGGCGGCGGCACGGCGCTCATGGCGACGGCGGCCGCCCGCCGCGAGCCGATCCCGGTGTACGCGGAGATGAGCTCCATCAACCCGGTGTTCGTGTTCGACGGCGCCCTTGAGGGCGATCTCGACGAGCTCGCTGCCGCCTACCTCACCTCCGTGACCGGATCCTCGGGTCAGCTCTGCACGGCTCCGGGCCTGATCTTCGTCCCGGCCGGCGCGCGCGGCGATGCCTTCGCGGGCGCCATCAGTCAGGCGGCCACCGGACACGCGGGCCAGACCATGCTGACCGCCGGCATCGCCGGTTCGTGGAACGACGGCGTCGCCCAGTTGGGCGAGCAGGACGGCGTGACCCAGCTGGGCCGCGGCTCCGACGGGCCGGGTGAAAATGCGCCGGCCCCGGCTGTCTTCGCCACGGACGCCTCCACGTTCCTCGCCAACGAGGTGCTGCACGAGGAAATCTTCGGCGCCGCCTCCCTGGTCATCCGGTACAACAGCGCGGAGGAACTGGCCCAAGCGGCCGAGCACCTCGAGGGACAGCTGACGGCGACCCTGCAGCTGACGGAGGCCGACTACCCTGCCGCCGCCACGCTGCTGCCGATTCTGGAGCGCAAGGCGGGCCGCGTGCTGGCCAATGGCTGGCCCACCGGCGTCGACGTCGGCCACGCCATGGTGCACGGCGGCCCGTACCCGGCGACGTCGGACAGCCGCACCACCTCCGTGGGTTCTTTGGCGATCGACCGCTTCCTGCGCCCCGTCGCCTACCAGAACCTCCCGGATCAGTTGCTGCCCGCGGACTTGCAGGCGGAGAACCCACGCGGGCTCAACCGCCTCGTGGACGGAAAACTGACCCTAGCCGAGTAG
- a CDS encoding exo-rhamnogalacturonan lyase family protein, which yields MKHVSRRHLLQGAAASGAGGLISSSLFAATAAAAPAAPQATAATGHGPVNLTWLEENVPARLAAGATFGVPWPRGALDADSDFALTTADGSSVPVQNWTTGWWPDGSIKWTAHAVGDGRDHAEAYTLAPGTPTQPETALSVKQQGSQTIVDTGVIRVTFASKGPHLIKKIERGSTVIAEHGTLVAQRKDQPASDAAEKVTTEAFTARIDEVTVEQEGPVRAVVRITGRHEHGNRRWLPFDVRFYLYAGSDGLRLVHSFVFDGDAGTDFISGLGVQFSVPMRGEQYDRHIRFAGADRGVLAEAVRGITGLRRDPGEEVRAAQIAGQALPDPSTWDQRVTERLHWIPTWGEYSLTQLTAHGFEIHKRTKPGHSWIRVDADRRAGGLGYVGTPSGGLAFGLRNFWQLHPTELAVAGAETDAATATVWMYSPKADPMDLRFYHDGLGQDTYEEQLDALNITYEDYEPEFGTPYGVARTSELMFWALDATPSNDEFADLAEANATPPLLQSTPEHMSSTGIFGSWAPVDRSTQARAAIEDNLDAMHAYYVGQTEQRSWYGFWDYGDVMHTYDGDRHQWRYDVGGYAWDNSELSTDMWLWYHYLRTGDATAFRYAEAMTRHTGEVDVYHLGDWAGLGTRHGVLHWADSAKQLRISNAGYRRFYYFLTADERVGDLMHSLIDADETFLKLDPYRKIREDEYNPDPSALAVSNTTDWGSIALAWLAEWERNGDEIAKTKLLNGARTIAAMPNGWSQGGTLKYNMADGKFAEETEQTVEVGSLDSVFGLIELMTELVELLDEDDVREQWTTYCRLYNGTSDEQREATGHSWGSQNLRQSYSRASAYASVQLSDPDLAARAWKEFRTGHAGYPEGHDFSTRRIEGSAVLKPVDEADLSTNASAQYGLAAIQNLALIGDHLEESN from the coding sequence ATGAAACACGTCAGTCGACGACATCTTCTGCAAGGCGCTGCCGCGTCCGGCGCGGGAGGGCTCATCAGCTCATCCTTGTTTGCTGCCACCGCCGCGGCAGCCCCCGCTGCTCCCCAAGCCACCGCTGCGACCGGTCATGGCCCCGTCAACCTCACGTGGTTGGAGGAGAACGTCCCCGCACGTTTGGCAGCCGGTGCGACCTTCGGCGTTCCATGGCCCCGCGGCGCCCTCGACGCAGACTCAGACTTTGCCCTCACCACGGCAGATGGCAGCTCTGTGCCGGTACAAAACTGGACCACCGGTTGGTGGCCGGATGGCTCCATCAAGTGGACGGCGCACGCGGTCGGCGACGGGCGGGATCACGCGGAGGCCTACACGCTAGCCCCCGGCACGCCGACCCAGCCAGAGACCGCCCTCAGTGTCAAACAACAGGGTTCTCAGACCATCGTGGACACCGGCGTCATTCGCGTGACCTTCGCCTCCAAGGGGCCGCATTTGATCAAGAAGATCGAGCGCGGTTCAACGGTCATCGCCGAGCACGGCACGCTCGTCGCGCAGCGCAAGGACCAGCCAGCCAGCGACGCTGCCGAGAAAGTCACCACCGAGGCATTCACGGCTCGCATCGATGAGGTCACCGTGGAACAGGAAGGGCCTGTCCGCGCCGTCGTGCGCATCACGGGCCGCCACGAGCACGGCAACCGGCGCTGGCTGCCCTTCGACGTCCGCTTTTACCTCTACGCCGGGTCCGACGGGCTCCGCTTGGTACACAGTTTTGTTTTCGACGGCGACGCTGGGACTGACTTCATCAGCGGCCTCGGCGTCCAGTTCTCGGTCCCCATGCGCGGGGAACAGTACGACCGGCACATCCGGTTCGCGGGGGCCGACCGAGGCGTCTTGGCCGAGGCGGTCCGGGGCATCACCGGCCTGCGGCGAGATCCCGGGGAGGAGGTCCGGGCTGCGCAGATCGCTGGCCAGGCGCTCCCCGACCCATCGACCTGGGACCAACGAGTCACCGAGCGGCTTCACTGGATCCCAACGTGGGGAGAATACAGCCTCACTCAGCTGACGGCCCACGGCTTTGAGATCCACAAGCGGACCAAGCCCGGCCACTCGTGGATCCGCGTGGACGCGGACCGCCGGGCGGGCGGACTCGGCTACGTCGGCACGCCCTCCGGCGGCCTCGCGTTTGGCCTGCGCAATTTTTGGCAGCTCCACCCCACCGAGCTTGCCGTCGCCGGCGCGGAGACGGACGCCGCGACGGCCACCGTGTGGATGTACTCGCCCAAGGCAGATCCAATGGACTTGCGGTTCTACCACGACGGCCTGGGCCAAGACACGTATGAGGAACAACTCGACGCCCTGAACATCACGTACGAAGACTATGAGCCCGAGTTCGGCACCCCCTACGGCGTCGCCCGCACGTCAGAGCTCATGTTCTGGGCCTTGGACGCGACCCCTTCCAACGATGAGTTCGCCGATCTCGCCGAGGCCAATGCCACGCCACCACTCCTGCAATCGACTCCCGAACACATGAGTAGCACGGGGATCTTCGGCTCCTGGGCACCGGTCGACCGTTCAACACAGGCCAGGGCGGCGATTGAAGACAACCTGGACGCGATGCACGCCTATTACGTCGGTCAGACCGAGCAGCGCTCGTGGTACGGCTTTTGGGACTACGGCGACGTCATGCACACCTACGACGGCGACCGGCACCAGTGGCGGTACGACGTCGGCGGCTACGCGTGGGACAATTCGGAACTCTCCACGGACATGTGGCTGTGGTACCACTACCTCCGCACGGGAGACGCCACCGCGTTCCGGTACGCCGAGGCGATGACCCGCCATACGGGCGAAGTGGACGTATACCACCTAGGAGACTGGGCCGGGCTCGGCACCCGCCACGGCGTGCTCCACTGGGCGGACAGCGCCAAACAGCTGCGAATCTCCAACGCCGGGTACCGGCGCTTTTACTATTTCCTCACGGCCGACGAGCGCGTTGGTGACCTGATGCACAGCCTGATCGACGCCGATGAAACGTTCCTCAAGCTCGACCCCTACCGCAAGATCCGCGAGGACGAGTACAACCCCGATCCCAGCGCACTCGCGGTATCCAACACCACCGACTGGGGCTCAATCGCCCTCGCCTGGCTGGCCGAATGGGAACGCAATGGAGACGAGATCGCCAAGACGAAGCTCCTCAACGGCGCCCGGACCATTGCCGCGATGCCCAACGGCTGGTCCCAAGGCGGCACCCTGAAGTACAACATGGCCGACGGCAAATTTGCCGAGGAAACCGAGCAGACGGTGGAGGTGGGTTCCCTCGATTCGGTCTTCGGACTCATCGAGCTCATGACGGAGCTGGTCGAGTTGCTGGACGAGGATGACGTGCGCGAGCAATGGACCACGTACTGCCGCCTCTATAACGGGACGAGCGACGAGCAACGCGAAGCCACCGGACACTCTTGGGGTAGCCAGAACCTCCGGCAGTCCTACTCCCGAGCCTCGGCCTACGCCTCCGTGCAGCTCTCCGACCCGGACTTGGCAGCCCGCGCGTGGAAGGAGTTCCGCACCGGTCACGCCGGCTACCCGGAGGGGCACGATTTCAGCACGCGGCGCATCGAGGGCTCCGCGGTGCTCAAGCCCGTCGACGAGGCCGACCTCTCCACGAACGCCAGCGCTCAGTACGGGCTGGCAGCCATCCAAAACCTCGCCCTCATCGGCGACCACCTTGAGGAGTCCAACTAA
- a CDS encoding sugar phosphate isomerase/epimerase family protein, with product MTWDFAVSTLGMPGRPVAESAVRAAEHGCTGIELRVHPDEELHLEASPGARRRVKDDVARAGLRIAALAGYARICGPDPGVEEDLRRLIDLAVDVGAPAVRVFPGGERGDTARGIERIAAVRAELASAGVQLLVETHDSHPRVADVMELVEPFADPGCVGVLWDAVHPWLAGESPAVSRERAGEYLGYFQVKDLAAKERVPAIPGHGDLPLHAFRAELATWSGWVSLEWELAWHPQIGPVDPALDAARAWIEGPWAGPHPLHVEETP from the coding sequence ATGACGTGGGATTTTGCCGTCAGCACGCTGGGCATGCCGGGGCGTCCGGTGGCCGAGTCCGCGGTGCGAGCTGCCGAGCACGGCTGCACCGGGATCGAACTGCGGGTTCACCCGGACGAGGAACTGCATTTGGAGGCCTCGCCCGGCGCGCGCCGGAGGGTGAAGGACGACGTCGCTCGTGCCGGGCTGCGCATCGCGGCACTGGCCGGCTACGCCCGGATCTGCGGCCCAGATCCGGGCGTGGAGGAGGATTTGCGGCGCCTCATCGATCTAGCGGTCGACGTCGGGGCGCCCGCCGTGCGCGTCTTCCCGGGGGGTGAACGGGGTGACACGGCGCGTGGCATCGAGCGCATCGCTGCCGTCCGGGCGGAGCTGGCCTCCGCCGGGGTGCAACTGTTGGTGGAGACGCACGATTCGCATCCACGGGTGGCGGACGTGATGGAACTCGTGGAGCCCTTCGCTGACCCGGGCTGCGTCGGGGTGCTCTGGGACGCCGTCCATCCGTGGCTGGCGGGGGAGTCTCCGGCCGTCTCGCGTGAGCGGGCGGGGGAGTATCTGGGGTACTTCCAGGTCAAGGACCTCGCTGCCAAGGAGCGGGTGCCGGCAATTCCGGGGCACGGGGATCTGCCGCTGCACGCCTTCCGCGCGGAGCTGGCGACCTGGTCCGGTTGGGTGTCCTTGGAGTGGGAGCTCGCCTGGCACCCGCAGATCGGCCCCGTGGATCCTGCCCTGGACGCGGCGCGAGCGTGGATCGAGGGGCCGTGGGCCGGGCCACATCCCCTGCATGTCGAAGAAACACCTTGA
- a CDS encoding ABC transporter substrate-binding protein, with amino-acid sequence MRFKRLAQAAAIGATAALALTACGGGGDAGDSEDGKVSLRFTWWGSDARAQITEEIIAAFEAENPNIDIQPEYGDWNGYWDKLATQTAANDAPDIIQMDAQYLREYADRGALLDLADVDLSQIEESIVDNGRTTDGLFGLTTSVNTPVILANPDVFAEAGVEIPDDTTWTWDDFEQVASEVTAGADGKFGAGSPSEPLNIQVWLRQQGKNLTTEEGQLGLSVDDAEAYLQHVADLGEAGAYPSAAAIAEDQTAAVDQSLMGTGTAAMGTYWSNQVSAIAGASGAEIQPLRYPSETGNAEDAGLWYKASMMLSAFSGTDHPEEAQQFIDFFVNNVDAGLIGMTERGLPANSEVREAVMAELEGVDKASAEFVTEVEPELGEAEPVPPVGFSELQNILYRYELEVMFERQSAADAAESMVAEMESAIG; translated from the coding sequence ATGAGGTTCAAACGACTTGCACAGGCAGCCGCCATCGGCGCGACCGCCGCGTTGGCATTGACCGCCTGCGGCGGCGGTGGAGACGCCGGAGACTCCGAGGACGGCAAGGTCAGCCTGCGGTTTACGTGGTGGGGCTCCGACGCCCGTGCCCAGATCACCGAGGAGATCATCGCGGCGTTCGAGGCCGAAAACCCGAACATCGACATCCAGCCGGAGTACGGCGACTGGAACGGTTACTGGGACAAGCTCGCCACGCAGACCGCCGCCAATGATGCGCCGGACATCATCCAGATGGACGCGCAGTACTTGCGCGAGTACGCGGATCGCGGCGCCCTGCTGGACCTCGCGGACGTGGACCTGTCCCAGATCGAAGAGTCGATTGTGGACAACGGCCGCACCACCGATGGCCTCTTCGGCCTTACCACCAGCGTGAACACTCCGGTCATCCTGGCGAACCCCGATGTCTTCGCCGAGGCCGGCGTCGAGATTCCGGATGACACGACGTGGACGTGGGACGACTTCGAGCAGGTCGCCTCCGAGGTCACCGCGGGTGCGGACGGAAAGTTCGGAGCGGGCTCCCCGTCTGAGCCGCTGAACATTCAGGTCTGGCTCCGCCAGCAGGGCAAGAACCTGACCACCGAGGAAGGCCAGCTCGGCCTGAGCGTCGATGACGCGGAGGCCTACCTGCAGCACGTGGCGGATCTCGGTGAAGCGGGGGCGTACCCCTCCGCCGCGGCCATCGCCGAGGACCAGACCGCCGCAGTGGACCAGTCCCTGATGGGCACGGGTACCGCCGCGATGGGCACGTACTGGTCCAACCAGGTCTCGGCCATCGCCGGTGCTTCCGGCGCCGAGATTCAGCCCCTGCGCTACCCGTCGGAGACCGGCAATGCCGAGGACGCCGGCCTCTGGTACAAGGCCTCCATGATGCTTTCCGCATTCTCCGGCACGGACCACCCGGAGGAGGCGCAGCAGTTCATCGACTTCTTTGTCAACAACGTGGACGCGGGCCTCATCGGCATGACCGAGCGCGGATTGCCGGCTAACTCCGAGGTTCGTGAGGCCGTGATGGCTGAACTCGAGGGCGTGGATAAGGCCTCGGCCGAGTTCGTGACCGAGGTCGAGCCGGAACTGGGCGAGGCGGAGCCGGTGCCGCCGGTGGGCTTCTCCGAGCTGCAGAACATCCTCTACCGCTACGAACTTGAGGTCATGTTCGAGCGCCAGAGCGCGGCCGATGCCGCGGAGAGCATGGTCGCCGAGATGGAATCGGCGATCGGCTAA
- a CDS encoding ABC transporter substrate-binding protein codes for MKDQRRTGRRLAQAAAVAAVSALALTACGSGGGEEAAAEDGPVQLRFSWWGSDSRHQTTLDIIEAFEAEHPDIDIQPEYGDWGGYWDKLATQVASNDAPDVIQMDDKYLREYGDRGALLDLDGVDVSQFDEGTIDNGTTEDGLLGITTGINAMVLMANPDLFEQAGVELPDDETWTWDDYAEITKQITEGVDGKYGATGPNEPAGLQIWARQLDKHLISPEGGLGIDVADLEGYFQHHLDLMENGSYPEASVIAEDQSPGPDQSLTGTGDAAMGMWWTNQLTALSGSAGVDLEPLRMPSQTGNSEDAGLWYKSSMLMSGYSQTEHPEAVKTFIDYFVNSQEAGELNLTDRGLPSNAEVRESVVAQLEGPDAVSAEFIADIEDELGPAEPIPSMGFSELQDIIYRYELEVFFERQTPAEAAEAAHAEMSSAIG; via the coding sequence ATGAAGGATCAGCGGCGCACGGGGCGACGGCTGGCACAGGCGGCGGCGGTTGCGGCCGTCTCGGCGCTCGCGCTGACCGCGTGCGGAAGTGGTGGCGGCGAAGAGGCCGCAGCGGAGGATGGTCCGGTACAGCTGCGCTTCAGCTGGTGGGGCTCGGACTCCCGCCACCAGACGACGCTAGACATTATCGAGGCCTTCGAGGCTGAGCACCCGGACATTGACATCCAGCCGGAGTACGGCGACTGGGGCGGCTACTGGGACAAGCTCGCAACACAGGTGGCCTCCAATGATGCGCCGGATGTCATCCAGATGGATGACAAGTACTTGCGCGAATACGGCGACCGCGGCGCGCTCCTCGATCTGGACGGCGTGGACGTCTCCCAGTTCGATGAGGGGACCATTGACAACGGCACCACGGAGGACGGGCTGCTCGGCATTACCACCGGCATCAACGCCATGGTGTTGATGGCGAACCCGGACTTGTTTGAACAGGCCGGTGTGGAGTTGCCGGATGACGAAACCTGGACGTGGGATGACTACGCGGAGATCACCAAGCAGATCACCGAGGGCGTGGACGGGAAGTACGGGGCGACTGGCCCCAATGAGCCGGCTGGCCTGCAGATCTGGGCCCGTCAGTTGGACAAGCACCTGATCAGCCCGGAGGGCGGATTGGGCATTGATGTGGCCGACTTGGAGGGCTACTTCCAGCACCACCTGGACTTGATGGAGAACGGCTCCTACCCCGAGGCCTCCGTCATCGCCGAAGATCAGAGCCCGGGGCCGGATCAGTCCCTGACGGGCACGGGTGACGCGGCCATGGGTATGTGGTGGACCAACCAGCTGACCGCGCTGTCCGGTTCCGCTGGCGTGGACCTCGAGCCGCTGCGGATGCCGAGCCAGACGGGTAATTCGGAGGATGCGGGCCTGTGGTACAAGTCCTCCATGCTGATGTCCGGCTACTCCCAGACGGAGCACCCGGAAGCCGTCAAGACGTTCATTGACTACTTCGTCAACTCGCAGGAGGCCGGCGAGCTCAATCTGACGGACCGTGGCCTGCCGTCCAATGCCGAGGTGCGTGAATCAGTGGTGGCCCAACTGGAGGGCCCCGACGCCGTCTCGGCCGAGTTCATCGCCGACATCGAGGATGAGCTGGGCCCGGCGGAGCCGATCCCGTCCATGGGCTTCTCTGAGCTGCAGGACATCATCTACCGCTATGAGCTGGAGGTTTTCTTCGAGCGTCAGACTCCGGCGGAGGCCGCGGAAGCTGCGCACGCTGAGATGAGCTCAGCCATCGGCTAG
- a CDS encoding rhamnogalacturonan acetylesterase yields MRHTPVAHITSSGVSRRSALGGLAAAALGTLALAAPASAHPIRTLYIAGDSTASIKPLDVYPETGWGMGLGYYLTPHARVANHAVNGRSSKSFIDEGRLAGLLSTAASGDVLLIQFGHNDAKPDAERHTDPWGSYQDYLAQYVDAARAHGMTPVLATSIERRRFRSDGTAYSTHGDYPEAMRQLAQKKHVPLIDLQRQSLALWQQLGPERTKDYFLHTEDGRRDNTHLSEVGAAAIAQLAAIGLQGTGALSPRDLRRLDELVPHGWFERPETVPA; encoded by the coding sequence ATGCGCCACACTCCTGTTGCTCACATCACCTCATCCGGGGTCTCCCGCCGCAGCGCCCTCGGCGGTCTCGCTGCAGCCGCCCTCGGCACCCTCGCGTTGGCAGCACCGGCCTCCGCGCACCCAATCCGCACGCTCTACATCGCTGGGGACTCCACGGCCAGCATCAAACCCCTGGACGTCTACCCGGAAACCGGGTGGGGCATGGGGCTTGGTTACTACCTCACTCCCCACGCACGCGTCGCGAACCACGCGGTCAACGGGCGCAGTTCCAAGAGCTTCATCGACGAGGGCCGGCTCGCGGGGCTCCTTTCCACCGCGGCCAGTGGCGACGTCTTACTCATCCAGTTTGGGCACAATGACGCCAAGCCCGATGCCGAGCGGCACACTGATCCCTGGGGAAGCTATCAGGACTACCTCGCGCAATACGTCGATGCGGCACGCGCCCACGGGATGACGCCCGTGCTCGCCACATCCATTGAACGGCGGCGGTTCCGCAGCGACGGGACCGCGTACTCCACGCACGGTGACTACCCGGAGGCTATGCGCCAGCTCGCGCAGAAGAAACACGTGCCGTTGATTGATCTGCAGCGGCAGAGCCTCGCCCTCTGGCAACAGCTCGGCCCCGAACGCACCAAGGATTATTTCCTCCACACCGAGGACGGCCGGCGAGATAACACCCACCTCAGTGAGGTGGGCGCCGCCGCCATCGCGCAGCTCGCAGCCATCGGACTCCAGGGCACCGGCGCACTGAGCCCGCGTGACCTGCGCAGGCTGGATGAGCTGGTGCCGCATGGGTGGTTCGAACGGCCAGAGACGGTCCCGGCGTAG
- a CDS encoding LacI family DNA-binding transcriptional regulator, with protein MTTQRAGKRATIIEVAQEAGVSHQTVSRYLRSETGMRPETRERIKAAITKLGYRPNIAARAMRDRRTGRLALLLPTGVAISALEVLKGATEAAEAHGYVVEAVTLGGDAHKRYQRVLELADCGLFEGLVSLTPIPEVEQLAPTMSTPVAVETRYDESMRGIGELASGQRIVDLVEGLASRGHTTFLHIAGNYTNTTARYRRDAYVQTIERLGLISRGVVEANWDPEAARRGVLDLPESAGVTAIITANDQLAAGAIAGAVERGWRVPQDLSVTGWDNTEVGAIMPPGLTSVAIDFHSIGRRAIRRLLGMLDVDLEPEPERSLTEVIWRGSTGPAPAR; from the coding sequence ATGACAACGCAGCGAGCAGGCAAGCGCGCCACGATCATCGAGGTGGCCCAGGAGGCCGGAGTCTCCCACCAAACCGTCTCCCGCTACCTCCGCTCGGAGACGGGCATGCGGCCGGAGACTCGGGAGCGGATCAAGGCGGCCATCACAAAGCTTGGGTACCGGCCTAACATCGCCGCTCGCGCCATGCGGGACCGGCGGACGGGCCGCCTGGCGCTCCTGCTGCCCACCGGTGTGGCGATCAGCGCGCTCGAGGTGCTCAAGGGCGCCACCGAGGCGGCGGAAGCGCATGGGTACGTGGTGGAAGCGGTCACGTTGGGCGGCGATGCGCACAAGCGCTATCAGCGGGTCCTTGAGCTGGCAGATTGCGGATTGTTTGAGGGGCTGGTGTCCCTGACACCGATCCCCGAGGTCGAGCAGTTGGCCCCCACGATGTCCACCCCGGTGGCGGTGGAGACCCGCTACGACGAATCCATGCGCGGCATCGGCGAGCTCGCCAGCGGCCAGCGGATCGTCGACCTCGTGGAGGGGTTGGCTAGCCGGGGGCACACCACCTTCCTGCACATTGCCGGCAACTACACCAATACGACGGCGCGCTACCGCCGCGATGCGTATGTGCAGACGATCGAGCGGCTGGGACTCATCTCCCGCGGTGTGGTCGAAGCCAACTGGGATCCCGAGGCTGCGCGCCGCGGTGTGCTGGATCTGCCGGAGAGCGCCGGGGTCACGGCCATCATCACCGCGAACGATCAGCTGGCCGCCGGCGCCATCGCCGGCGCCGTCGAGCGCGGCTGGCGCGTGCCCCAAGACCTCAGCGTCACCGGCTGGGACAACACGGAGGTTGGCGCCATCATGCCGCCCGGACTGACCAGCGTGGCGATCGACTTCCACAGTATTGGGCGCCGGGCGATCCGGCGTCTGCTGGGCATGCTGGACGTGGACCTTGAGCCGGAGCCGGAGCGGAGCCTGACCGAAGTGATCTGGCGCGGCTCCACGGGACCGGCGCCCGCGCGCTAA